From Alkalidesulfovibrio alkalitolerans DSM 16529, a single genomic window includes:
- the infC gene encoding translation initiation factor IF-3, which yields MQARVNRQIRVRSVRLIADDGDQLGIKSIEEALALAQEKGLDLVEVAPNADPPVCKIMDFGKYKYEQQKKLQSARKKQTQVQIKEIKFRPKTDDHDYQTKLRHIRRFLGEGDRCKATIFFRGREIVHKDRGQAVLDRVVRDTADIAKVEQDARAEGRTLFIMLAPIPKKDEKVDAAAQDSASEASE from the coding sequence TTGCAAGCTCGGGTTAACCGGCAGATCCGGGTCCGCTCCGTCCGACTCATCGCCGACGACGGCGACCAGTTGGGCATCAAGAGCATTGAAGAGGCCTTGGCCCTTGCCCAGGAAAAAGGGCTTGATCTTGTGGAGGTGGCGCCCAACGCCGATCCTCCGGTGTGCAAGATCATGGACTTCGGGAAGTACAAGTACGAGCAGCAGAAGAAGCTGCAGTCCGCCCGCAAGAAGCAGACCCAGGTCCAAATCAAGGAAATCAAGTTCCGGCCCAAGACGGACGACCACGACTACCAGACGAAATTGCGCCATATTCGGCGTTTTCTGGGAGAAGGCGACCGTTGCAAGGCGACGATCTTTTTCAGGGGCCGCGAGATCGTGCACAAGGATCGCGGCCAGGCTGTGCTGGACCGAGTGGTCCGTGACACGGCGGACATCGCCAAGGTGGAGCAGGACGCGCGGGCCGAGGGCCGCACCCTGTTCATCATGCTGGCGCCGATCCCCAAGAAGGACGAAAAGGTTGACGCCGCCGCGCAGGACAGCGCCTCCGAGGCGAGCGAATAA
- the thrS gene encoding threonine--tRNA ligase, protein MHLEIAGQQVDAVPGEPLADVLGKALSKKKMKDVVAVRACGRLFDVSAPLPEGCAHVEPVFDTDPEGLDIVRHSAAHLMAEAVKRLFPSAKVTIGPAIETGFYYDFDYERPFTPEDLEAIEKEMVRLAGSDLPFACRVVSKDEARRIFSEMGEDYKLEIMDDLGGSEFSIYSNGGFVDLCRGPHVPSTGRIKAFKLLSVAGAYWRGDSDKKMLQRIYGTAFATPKELKQHLERLEEAKRRDHRKLGTQLDLFSFSEDAGAGMVIWHPKGGLLRAILEDFERKEHLKRGYAIVQGPQILKRELWERSGHYDNYRENMYFTQIEEQAYGIKPMNCLSHMLIFKSRVRSYRDMPQRYFELGVVHRHEKTGVLHGLLRVRQFTQDDAHILCRPDQLQDEILGVVRFVQDVMNLFGFDFEARISTRPEKSIGSDEDWERATSALINALDAGGFAYEINEGDGAFYGPKIDIVIKDALDRRWQCATIQCDFTLPERFDLSYVGEDGERHRPVMLHRVILGSLERFVGVLTEHVAGAFPTWLAPVQARILTVTDAQAEHAQSALCALREKGIRVEADLRNEKLGYKVREAQLEKIPYMLVIGDKEVEAGGVNVRTRGGENLGLKSIAEAVDMILADTAEPFKRGGMSYSFVASSG, encoded by the coding sequence GTGCATCTCGAGATCGCGGGCCAGCAGGTCGATGCCGTTCCCGGCGAACCCCTGGCCGATGTTCTGGGCAAGGCCCTGTCCAAGAAGAAGATGAAGGACGTGGTGGCGGTGCGCGCATGCGGCCGCCTGTTCGACGTTTCCGCGCCCCTGCCCGAGGGCTGCGCGCACGTGGAGCCGGTCTTCGACACCGATCCCGAGGGGCTGGACATCGTTCGCCATTCCGCCGCGCACCTCATGGCTGAGGCCGTAAAGCGGCTCTTTCCCTCCGCCAAGGTGACCATCGGTCCGGCCATCGAGACGGGCTTCTACTACGATTTCGACTACGAGCGTCCCTTCACGCCCGAGGATCTGGAGGCCATCGAGAAAGAGATGGTCCGTCTCGCGGGCAGCGATCTGCCCTTCGCCTGCCGCGTGGTGAGCAAGGACGAGGCTCGCCGCATCTTTTCGGAGATGGGCGAGGACTACAAGCTTGAGATCATGGACGACCTGGGCGGCTCGGAGTTTTCCATCTACAGCAACGGCGGCTTCGTGGACCTGTGCCGCGGCCCGCATGTGCCGAGCACCGGCCGCATCAAGGCCTTCAAGCTTCTCTCCGTGGCCGGGGCCTACTGGCGCGGCGACTCCGACAAAAAGATGCTGCAGCGCATCTACGGCACGGCCTTCGCCACGCCCAAGGAGCTGAAGCAGCACCTGGAGCGCCTGGAAGAAGCCAAGCGCCGCGACCACAGGAAGCTGGGCACGCAGCTCGACCTCTTCTCCTTCTCGGAGGACGCGGGCGCGGGCATGGTCATCTGGCATCCCAAAGGCGGCCTTTTGCGCGCCATCCTCGAAGACTTCGAGCGCAAAGAGCACCTGAAGCGCGGCTACGCCATCGTCCAGGGACCGCAGATCCTCAAGCGGGAGTTGTGGGAGCGTTCCGGCCACTACGACAACTACCGCGAGAACATGTATTTCACCCAGATCGAGGAGCAGGCCTACGGCATCAAGCCCATGAACTGCCTGTCCCACATGCTGATATTCAAGAGCCGGGTGCGCAGCTACCGCGACATGCCGCAGCGCTACTTCGAACTCGGCGTGGTGCACCGCCACGAGAAGACCGGCGTGTTGCACGGTCTGTTGCGCGTGCGCCAGTTCACCCAGGACGACGCCCACATCCTGTGCCGCCCCGACCAGTTGCAGGACGAGATACTGGGCGTGGTGCGCTTCGTGCAGGATGTGATGAATCTTTTCGGCTTCGATTTCGAGGCCCGTATCAGCACCCGGCCCGAGAAATCCATCGGCTCGGACGAGGATTGGGAGCGCGCCACCTCGGCCCTGATCAACGCTCTCGACGCTGGCGGCTTCGCCTACGAGATCAACGAGGGCGACGGAGCATTCTACGGCCCGAAGATTGACATTGTCATCAAAGATGCCTTAGACCGCCGGTGGCAGTGCGCCACGATCCAGTGCGATTTCACCCTTCCCGAACGCTTCGATCTGTCGTATGTGGGCGAGGATGGGGAGAGGCATCGCCCTGTGATGCTGCACCGGGTGATCCTCGGGTCGCTCGAACGGTTCGTCGGGGTGCTGACGGAGCACGTTGCCGGGGCGTTCCCCACTTGGCTTGCGCCGGTTCAGGCGAGGATACTCACCGTGACCGACGCCCAGGCGGAGCACGCCCAATCGGCGCTTTGCGCGCTTCGCGAAAAGGGAATCCGGGTCGAGGCCGACCTGCGCAACGAGAAGCTCGGCTACAAGGTGCGCGAGGCCCAACTCGAAAAGATACCGTACATGCTCGTCATCGGCGACAAGGAAGTCGAGGCGGGCGGCGTCAACGTGCGCACGCGCGGTGGAGAGAACCTCGGCCTCAAGAGCATTGCCGAGGCCGTGGACATGATACTGGCCGATACGGCCGAACCGTTCAAACGCGGAGGGATGAGCTATAGCTTCGTTGCAAGCTCGGGTTAA
- a CDS encoding response regulator, with protein sequence MRVLIVDDDFYCRSYLQEILHPHAFCDVAVNGDEAIYAFRRALTEAKPYDLICMDLVMPEIDGHHALREIREIEREHGISEETQAKVIITTVLDDSEDTHNAFFLGGATSFLVKPIDETMILTELKRLGLIPDKAG encoded by the coding sequence ATGCGCGTGCTTATCGTTGACGACGACTTCTATTGCCGCAGCTATCTCCAGGAAATCCTCCACCCCCACGCCTTTTGCGACGTGGCGGTGAACGGGGACGAAGCCATATACGCCTTTCGCCGCGCTCTGACCGAGGCGAAGCCCTACGACCTGATCTGCATGGATCTGGTCATGCCCGAGATCGACGGCCACCACGCCCTGCGCGAGATTCGCGAGATCGAGCGCGAGCACGGCATCTCCGAGGAAACGCAGGCCAAGGTCATCATCACCACCGTGCTCGACGACTCCGAGGACACGCACAACGCCTTCTTTCTGGGCGGGGCCACGTCCTTCCTCGTCAAGCCCATCGACGAAACCATGATCCTTACCGAGCTCAAGCGGCTGGGCCTGATTCCCGACAAGGCTGGCTGA
- a CDS encoding MBL fold metallo-hydrolase has product MLIRCFGARGSIPVSGPQYVTYGGDTTCLEICGQRRVPVIVDAGSGIRRLGNRLLAEGESRFSMIFTHSHWDHILGFPFFKPIYAESTHIDLYGCPMSQGDMRHLLTRTMSAPYFPVPFSALKAEIDYRGVCRQPTLVEGIEVSSIPLSHPNLGLGYRFEESGVSLVFLTDNELFHPHPGGRTFDDYAAFAADADLLIHDAEYTDADYERTRGWGHSVYTQALDLALTANVKRFGLFHHNQDRTDEGVDAMVADCRRIAAERGRADMEIFALSQESEITL; this is encoded by the coding sequence GTGCTGATCAGGTGCTTTGGAGCGCGCGGTTCGATTCCCGTGTCCGGCCCGCAGTACGTGACCTACGGAGGCGACACCACCTGCCTCGAGATCTGCGGACAACGCCGCGTTCCCGTGATAGTGGACGCGGGCTCGGGCATCCGCCGCCTGGGCAACCGCCTCCTGGCCGAAGGCGAGAGCCGCTTCTCCATGATCTTCACCCACTCCCACTGGGACCACATCCTGGGCTTCCCCTTCTTCAAGCCCATCTACGCCGAATCCACGCACATCGACCTCTACGGCTGCCCCATGTCCCAGGGCGACATGCGCCACCTGCTCACCCGCACCATGAGCGCACCCTACTTTCCCGTGCCCTTCTCCGCGCTCAAGGCGGAGATCGACTACCGGGGCGTGTGCCGTCAGCCCACCCTGGTCGAGGGCATCGAGGTCTCCTCCATCCCCCTGTCCCACCCCAACCTGGGCCTGGGCTACCGTTTCGAGGAGAGCGGCGTCTCGCTGGTCTTCCTCACGGACAACGAACTGTTCCATCCCCATCCCGGCGGCAGGACTTTCGACGACTACGCGGCCTTCGCGGCCGACGCGGACCTGCTCATCCACGACGCCGAGTACACGGACGCCGACTACGAGCGCACACGCGGCTGGGGGCACTCGGTGTACACCCAGGCCCTGGACCTGGCCCTGACCGCGAATGTGAAGCGTTTCGGCCTGTTCCATCACAACCAGGACCGAACCGACGAGGGCGTGGACGCCATGGTCGCCGACTGCCGCCGCATCGCGGCCGAGCGCGGCCGAGCGGACATGGAGATATTCGCCCTGAGTCAGGAGAGCGAGATCACGCTCTAG